Genomic segment of Panicum virgatum strain AP13 chromosome 2K, P.virgatum_v5, whole genome shotgun sequence:
TAGAGCCTGGCTAGGCCGAAGTCACCGAGCCGGCCATTCATCTCGTGGTCGAGTAGCACATTGCTCGCCTTGATGTCTCGATGGATGACAACCTGCTCCCAATCCTCGTGTAGGTACAGTAGGCTTGCCGCGACACCCTTGATTACCTTGTACCTCTCGTGCCAAGAAAGAGTGGGCATCTGTGGATCATGCAAGTACTTGTCAAGACTACCATTTTCCATGTAGTCGTACACCAGGAGAAGTTCACCTTGGCGCCTGCAGTAGCCTAGCAATTGCACGAGGTTCCGGTGCCGAAGGCGGCCGATGCTCACAACCTCGGCAATAAACTCCCTCACTCCTTGCCTTGAACCATGTGACACTCTCTTCACTGCAATCTCCAAACCGGACGCTGAGAGCCCCCCTTTGTAAACTCTCCCAAAGCCTCCAATGCCGAGCAAGTTTCTTTCCCTGAATCCATTGGTGGCATGAAACAAGTCCTTGTACGAGAACCGGTGTGGCCCAAACTCGTCCTCCCAATCTTCCCGCACCTCGGCgtaccggcgccgcctccaaaGCACGAAGAAGACGGCCGCTAGCACTGCGGCCACGAGCAGCGCGGTGGCGACCGGCAGCAGGACACCCAAGACCTTGGACCGTGGCTTCGGGCCCAGGCGTGGCACGGCGGGAAGCTTGGACAGGTCGAGAGGTGGAGCTGGCCCGTCCAAGCTGAAGCTCCACCCGAGCACGCAGTGGTGCGTGACGACGATTCCGGTCGCCGACGAGAAGCCGACGTACATGGTGTCCGCCATGAACGTGGAGAGGTCAACGGGCACGGAGAGCAGAGGCTTCTTGGGCTTTGGCACCCGCTCTGGAGCTAGCGTCACGCTGAGCTGCCCGGCCTGGCCGTCGTAGTCGATCCATACCTGCATCGGCCTCCGGCTGTTGAGCTGCAAATCTCTCCAGGCGCCGCCGGCTGCGTCGTCGTagtagccggccggccgggcctgCTCTGAGATCATACTGTTGACGTCGACGCCGACGTGGTTGCTGTTGATGTCGCGGAGCTCGGGGTTCGTGATGGTGTCGAGCTCGACCGCCAGGACGTGCTCGCTCGCCGTGCCGTTGATCGCGCTGAGGAGGCCCAGGTACTGCCCCGCTTTGGCCGCGGAGAAGTTGGTGGTCGGGGCGACCACGAAGGCGAGGCCGTGGTCGCTGCGCTCGTTGTAGACGGACACGATGGCGAAGACGAAGCACGTCGAGAAggaccgcgcccgcgccgccgccgccgaggaggacgCGTTGAGCAAGTGGACGGGGAACGGGTGGAAGGCGTGCGCTTTCGCCTGGAGCGTGGCGTTGGTGAGCGCGAGGAGGCCGCCGGGCGTCACGGCGGCGAGCCCGTCCAGCGTGAGGTTCGCCGAGGCGAAGCCTTGGTAAGCGAACTGGCCGCCGTCGGCGGACGACGAGGCCACATGAATCAGGAGGAGCAGAACGGCGAAGGATACAATCTTGGcaagcatcttttttttttgaatgggaCACTTGGGGTTGGCACCCTCAACAAGCTTTGCTTAACCACAACTCAGTACTGAGATGCCCTGCATTGACAAACCTACAGTGTTTTTGGCATGATGAGATGCAGGGTTAGTGGGGTGTTGGACTTGTATCTGGTTAAGACCGTAAGAGTGGGTGATGACTTGACTCTTGTGGAACCAAAAACTATGGGCCTGTTTGGATCACAACTtgtaaaccccgtaaacgcaaaaaaaacataacattgaatatttcgacacatgtatggagtactgaatgaaatctatttacaaaactttttgtatggctgtgctgtaaatcacgagacgaatctaatgagtctacttaatccatgatttgcaacagtgatgctacagtaatcatctgctaattattaattaatcatatattagttagcatcattagattcgtctcgtgatttacaactcatctatgcaaaaaattttgtaaatagactttatttaatattttaaattagcaaaattccattgaattttttttacgtttcatctaaacacggcctatcATACTGCAACTTCCGCTGCGACAATTGCGCCGTCAAGAATTTCAAAGATGGCTGCTAATCGAG
This window contains:
- the LOC120692565 gene encoding L-type lectin-domain containing receptor kinase SIT2-like, with the protein product MLAKIVSFAVLLLLIHVASSSADGGQFAYQGFASANLTLDGLAAVTPGGLLALTNATLQAKAHAFHPFPVHLLNASSSAAAARARSFSTCFVFAIVSVYNERSDHGLAFVVAPTTNFSAAKAGQYLGLLSAINGTASEHVLAVELDTITNPELRDINSNHVGVDVNSMISEQARPAGYYDDAAGGAWRDLQLNSRRPMQVWIDYDGQAGQLSVTLAPERVPKPKKPLLSVPVDLSTFMADTMYVGFSSATGIVVTHHCVLGWSFSLDGPAPPLDLSKLPAVPRLGPKPRSKVLGVLLPVATALLVAAVLAAVFFVLWRRRRYAEVREDWEDEFGPHRFSYKDLFHATNGFRERNLLGIGGFGRVYKGGLSASGLEIAVKRVSHGSRQGVREFIAEVVSIGRLRHRNLVQLLGYCRRQGELLLVYDYMENGSLDKYLHDPQMPTLSWHERYKVIKGVAASLLYLHEDWEQVVIHRDIKASNVLLDHEMNGRLGDFGLARLYDHGTDPQTTHVVGTMGYLAPELVRTGKATPLTDVFSFGVFLLEVACGRRPIDRDDRNNRVMLVDRVMEHHSNGSILDAVDPRLVGKYETQEAALVLKLGLVCTHPLPSARPSMRRVVQYLDSDQPVPDLSPGYINYSVTSLMQNEGFDSYVMSSSNPSMTSIGVSAVSVLSEGR